One Candidatus Marinarcus aquaticus genomic window carries:
- the nuoE gene encoding complex I 24 kDa subunit family protein, giving the protein MGKFTFTQENEEKFQTIAKKYPKIDSMMLPGLWLVQEQEGWVSPDAMIFIADKLGKSPIEVYEFATFYTMFNLKPIGTYHIELCKTLSCMIMGAPELKKFIKDTLGIGPGETTADGKFTLSEVECQGACGGAPMIALNHQYHENLTVDKLKTIIEECK; this is encoded by the coding sequence ATGGGAAAATTTACATTTACGCAAGAGAACGAAGAAAAATTCCAAACCATTGCAAAAAAGTATCCAAAGATTGATTCAATGATGCTTCCTGGACTTTGGTTGGTTCAAGAGCAAGAGGGTTGGGTGAGTCCTGATGCCATGATTTTTATTGCAGACAAACTGGGAAAATCTCCTATTGAAGTCTATGAATTTGCAACATTTTATACGATGTTTAACCTCAAACCAATTGGTACATACCACATTGAGTTGTGTAAAACACTCTCATGTATGATCATGGGTGCACCTGAATTGAAAAAATTCATCAAAGATACTTTAGGAATTGGACCAGGCGAAACAACCGCCGATGGGAAATTTACTCTCAGCGAAGTGGAGTGCCAAGGCGCATGCGGTGGAGCACCAATGATTGCATTGAACCACCAATATCATGAGAACTTAACCGTTGATAAGTTAAAAACTATCATTGAGGAGTGTAAATAA
- a CDS encoding NADH-quinone oxidoreductase subunit D, producing the protein MLKPDMIVNPSELKSTIKNLKDKESFTLLLDITAIDYLKFPVKQPTRFALVYILRDASFKKSVTIKTYVDDATLSVPSLTDIYFAADWAERETFDQYGIKFEGHPNLKRVLNHHQFEGHPLRKDYNITDRQICTETEGLMDEMPKLLTSKGYTQQEQDDMMYLNIGPSHPASHGTIRNFLALEGETIKACVTEIGYLHRGFEKSCETHTYSQIIPYTDRLNYCSAILNNIGYCKTIEEMLDIQITDRAQFIRVIIGELSRIIDHIVCNAANMVDLGGLTNFWFIFSARDKAYDLLSKLTGARLTNSYTRVGGLEYDLYDGFAQDLEDVLKAVEQGTVDALSLVEHNRIFHDRTQDVGVITKEFAISAGITGVNLRAAGVNYDIRKTNPYYHYDSFDFDVVLGSHGDVYDRIMCKFEEMRQSIRIIRQAMKNLPDGEVNVYAPDVLLPAKKDVYGNIEGLMNQFKLTFEGIKVPQGEYYSATEAGNGELGFYVVSDGSGTPYKVKCRPPCFYALGAYSKIVEGGMIADAVVTMASMNFIAGEFDR; encoded by the coding sequence ATGCTTAAGCCAGATATGATTGTAAACCCTAGTGAACTTAAATCGACCATTAAAAATTTAAAAGATAAAGAGAGTTTCACCCTTCTTTTAGATATTACTGCGATTGACTACTTAAAATTCCCAGTCAAACAGCCCACACGTTTTGCATTGGTATATATCTTAAGAGATGCCTCATTTAAAAAAAGTGTCACCATTAAAACATATGTCGATGATGCCACATTAAGCGTGCCATCACTTACAGACATCTATTTTGCTGCTGATTGGGCAGAAAGAGAGACGTTTGACCAATATGGAATCAAATTTGAAGGTCACCCAAATTTAAAAAGAGTGTTAAACCACCACCAATTTGAAGGTCACCCATTAAGAAAAGATTATAACATCACAGACCGACAAATCTGTACTGAAACAGAAGGCTTAATGGATGAAATGCCAAAACTTCTTACTTCAAAAGGGTACACACAACAAGAGCAAGATGACATGATGTACTTAAATATCGGTCCATCTCACCCGGCTTCACACGGTACCATCCGAAACTTCTTAGCATTAGAGGGTGAAACAATTAAAGCGTGTGTTACAGAAATTGGATACTTACATCGAGGTTTTGAAAAGAGTTGTGAAACGCATACGTATTCACAAATTATTCCTTATACTGACCGATTGAACTACTGTAGTGCCATTTTAAACAACATTGGTTATTGTAAAACCATTGAAGAGATGTTAGACATCCAAATCACAGACCGAGCTCAATTTATCAGAGTGATTATTGGTGAGTTATCACGAATCATTGACCACATTGTTTGTAATGCTGCCAACATGGTTGACCTAGGTGGACTTACAAACTTCTGGTTTATTTTCTCTGCACGGGATAAAGCGTATGACCTTCTTTCAAAACTAACAGGAGCAAGACTGACGAACTCTTACACAAGAGTGGGTGGTTTAGAGTATGACTTGTATGATGGTTTTGCTCAAGATTTAGAAGATGTTTTAAAAGCCGTTGAACAAGGAACTGTTGATGCGCTGAGCTTAGTTGAACACAACCGAATCTTCCACGACAGAACGCAAGATGTGGGTGTGATTACAAAAGAGTTTGCAATCAGTGCGGGTATTACGGGAGTGAATTTAAGAGCTGCAGGTGTGAATTATGATATTCGAAAAACAAATCCTTATTATCACTATGACTCATTTGACTTTGACGTGGTTCTTGGAAGTCATGGAGATGTCTATGACCGAATCATGTGTAAATTTGAAGAGATGAGACAAAGTATTCGAATCATCCGACAAGCAATGAAAAACTTACCCGATGGTGAAGTCAATGTCTATGCACCAGATGTACTTCTGCCAGCTAAGAAAGATGTTTACGGAAACATTGAAGGGTTAATGAACCAATTCAAATTAACATTTGAAGGGATTAAAGTGCCACAAGGTGAATACTACAGTGCAACGGAAGCTGGAAACGGTGAATTAGGTTTCTACGTTGTAAGTGATGGTTCAGGGACACCGTATAAGGTTAAATGTAGACCACCGTGTTTCTATGCCTTAGGTGCATATTCAAAAATTGTAGAGGGTGGAATGATTGCTGATGCAGTTGTTACTATGGCTTCTATGAACTTTATTGCTGGGGAGTTTGACAGATAA